Proteins encoded within one genomic window of Amycolatopsis sp. 2-15:
- a CDS encoding nitrate- and nitrite sensing domain-containing protein has protein sequence MNPARRGSVFALNNWRLRSKLALILIIPTLTALVLGALRVADDAQQAVQLGHTADQVAFAGKVTTVIHDLQGERSLAVARISSGDALRQTGLDAQIAKVDHDVEDLRNSLVNLNPDDQATADRYARGIQRLDALRPLRAAVGSSSYSDVAVLDTYSSILNSLIQLGREVTTAVTDRDLLRLGNSTQAISEAKEFTLRGDTALQIAAFRNGFPGDLLDETRAAEASGDASIAAFLANATDDQVQLYSDTVSGPEVDDRRRIQTQAFSFAQQGEALNIDPTQLGQDSTVASDKMRAVETNLLTQLRTQADDLASSAVRSAWVGGVIVLAALIAALILMLVIARLMLRPLRVLRTTALDVAYTRLPETVQSILDDPDPVNASKKAVDPVPVTSRDEIGEVARSFDVVHGQAVKMAAEQALLRENVNGIFVNLSRRSQRLVERQLGVIDRLEADEQDPDHLASLFELDHLATRLRRNGESLLVLSAPASRSPCPSRCRRPT, from the coding sequence GTGAATCCCGCACGACGGGGTTCGGTCTTCGCGCTGAACAACTGGCGGCTTCGCTCGAAGCTCGCTCTCATCCTGATCATTCCGACGCTCACCGCGCTGGTGCTCGGTGCCCTGCGGGTGGCGGACGACGCGCAGCAGGCCGTGCAGCTCGGCCACACCGCGGACCAGGTCGCGTTCGCGGGCAAGGTGACCACGGTCATCCACGACCTGCAGGGTGAGCGCAGCCTCGCCGTCGCGCGGATCTCCTCCGGCGACGCGCTGCGCCAGACCGGGCTCGACGCGCAGATCGCGAAGGTCGACCACGACGTCGAGGACCTGCGCAACTCGCTGGTCAACCTGAATCCCGATGACCAGGCCACCGCTGATCGGTACGCCCGCGGAATCCAGCGCCTCGACGCGCTGCGCCCGCTCCGCGCGGCCGTCGGCTCGTCGTCCTACTCCGACGTCGCGGTGCTCGACACCTACTCCTCCATCCTCAACTCGCTCATCCAGCTGGGCCGCGAGGTGACCACCGCGGTCACCGACCGGGACCTGCTGCGGCTGGGCAACAGCACGCAGGCCATCAGTGAGGCCAAGGAGTTCACGCTCCGCGGCGACACGGCCCTGCAGATCGCGGCCTTCCGCAACGGCTTCCCCGGCGACCTGCTCGACGAGACGCGCGCCGCCGAGGCCAGTGGCGACGCGTCGATCGCGGCGTTCCTCGCGAACGCCACCGACGACCAGGTGCAGCTGTACTCCGACACCGTCTCGGGCCCGGAGGTCGACGACCGGCGCCGCATCCAGACGCAGGCGTTCTCCTTCGCGCAGCAAGGCGAAGCGCTCAACATCGACCCGACGCAGCTCGGGCAGGACAGCACCGTCGCCTCCGACAAGATGCGCGCGGTCGAGACGAACCTGCTCACGCAGTTGCGGACGCAAGCCGACGACCTGGCCAGCTCGGCCGTGCGCTCGGCGTGGGTCGGCGGGGTGATCGTGCTCGCGGCGCTCATCGCGGCGCTGATCCTCATGCTCGTGATCGCCCGCCTGATGCTGCGGCCGCTGCGCGTGCTGCGGACCACGGCACTCGATGTGGCCTACACGAGGCTGCCGGAGACGGTTCAGTCCATTCTGGACGATCCGGACCCGGTCAACGCGTCCAAGAAGGCTGTCGACCCGGTGCCGGTCACCTCACGCGACGAGATCGGTGAAGTGGCGCGCTCGTTCGACGTGGTCCACGGCCAGGCCGTGAAGATGGCCGCGGAACAGGCCCTGCTGCGCGAGAACGTCAACGGCATCTTCGTGAACCTCTCGCGGCGGTCGCAGCGGCTGGTGGAACGCCAGCTCGGCGTGATCGACCGGCTCGAGGCCGACGAGCAGGACCCGGACCACTTGGCGAGCCTGTTCGAGCTCGACCACCTCGCCACCCGGTTGCGGCGCAACGGTGAGTCGCTGCTGGTGCTCTCGGCGCCGGCCTCGCGAAGTCCGTGCCCAAGCCGGTGCCGGCGGCCGACGTGA
- a CDS encoding sensor histidine kinase translates to MPKPVPAADVIGAAVSEIEQYARIEVGIVPEVAVQGLAIHDLVHVLAELLDNATYFSEPETKVTVRAVVTRKKALAIQITDHGVGMTEDRLAEVNQRLADPPDLDVSVTRRMGLYVVARLAQRHGIEVRLRENEDIEGGVIARVVVPAELLTQLRVNNPAPRQTPPPLNRNEVSHPSLPPVNRQQFDQFDSQFDSTPPPPSAPPAAPPAPAVPAQSNGGLVPLDQPISLDDLVAGNRAAGPFLSPEASLPEAPAWPTAEDLAPLTQQSNGDGASLSETQFPPLVLPKREPKYVAPEEPQRQDPAVDDGASALEDDVPTRRLPIYQSVLSRWFSEGSEDGEPGAADEHGAPAADAAPAETAPAEPKAAEALGAPATNGAPAAAEEPSGIDSAFDSREEEPIEATPLYPGSDDGWSSASDEGWQAAQSLLEKKAEEITPAGLPKRVPNAYLVPGSIGGDSAPDDQHNSFTDATSGLPGTGAITRSAAAARNRMASFQRGYTSGRHSLKERPADEARLDDEGVRVTGSGYVSDSSEERQ, encoded by the coding sequence GTGCCCAAGCCGGTGCCGGCGGCCGACGTGATCGGCGCCGCGGTCTCGGAGATCGAGCAGTACGCCCGCATCGAGGTCGGCATCGTCCCCGAGGTCGCCGTGCAGGGCCTCGCGATCCACGACCTCGTGCACGTGCTCGCCGAGCTGCTGGACAACGCGACCTACTTCTCCGAGCCGGAGACGAAGGTCACAGTCCGCGCCGTCGTCACACGTAAGAAGGCCCTGGCGATCCAGATCACCGACCACGGTGTCGGCATGACGGAGGACCGCCTCGCCGAGGTCAACCAGCGCCTGGCCGACCCGCCGGACCTCGACGTCTCGGTGACGCGGCGAATGGGTCTGTACGTGGTCGCGCGCCTGGCCCAGCGCCACGGCATCGAGGTGCGGCTGCGCGAGAACGAGGACATCGAGGGCGGCGTGATCGCCCGCGTGGTGGTGCCGGCCGAGCTGCTCACGCAGCTGCGCGTCAACAACCCCGCGCCGCGGCAAACGCCGCCGCCGCTGAACCGCAACGAGGTCTCGCACCCGAGCCTGCCGCCGGTCAACCGGCAGCAGTTCGACCAGTTCGACTCGCAGTTCGACTCGACGCCACCGCCTCCTTCGGCACCGCCCGCGGCTCCGCCCGCACCGGCCGTGCCGGCGCAGTCCAACGGTGGCCTCGTGCCGCTCGACCAGCCGATCAGCCTCGACGACCTCGTGGCCGGAAACCGCGCGGCCGGGCCGTTCCTGAGCCCGGAGGCGTCGCTGCCGGAAGCACCGGCGTGGCCGACGGCCGAAGATCTCGCCCCGCTCACCCAGCAGTCCAACGGGGATGGTGCGAGCCTGTCGGAGACCCAGTTCCCGCCGCTGGTGCTCCCGAAGCGCGAACCGAAATACGTCGCGCCGGAGGAGCCGCAGCGCCAGGATCCGGCCGTGGACGACGGTGCGTCGGCCCTCGAGGACGACGTGCCCACGCGGCGCCTGCCGATCTACCAGTCGGTGCTTTCGCGGTGGTTCAGCGAGGGCAGCGAGGACGGCGAACCCGGTGCGGCCGACGAGCACGGCGCTCCGGCCGCCGACGCGGCCCCGGCCGAGACGGCTCCGGCGGAACCGAAAGCCGCCGAGGCACTCGGGGCCCCGGCGACGAACGGGGCCCCGGCCGCCGCCGAGGAGCCGTCCGGGATCGACAGCGCCTTTGACAGCCGTGAGGAGGAGCCGATCGAAGCGACGCCTCTCTACCCCGGTTCCGACGACGGCTGGAGCAGCGCGTCGGACGAGGGCTGGCAGGCCGCGCAGTCGTTGCTGGAGAAGAAGGCCGAGGAGATCACGCCGGCGGGCCTGCCCAAGCGGGTGCCCAACGCGTACCTCGTGCCGGGCTCGATCGGCGGTGACTCGGCACCGGATGACCAGCACAATTCGTTCACCGACGCGACTTCCGGTCTGCCCGGAACGGGTGCTATCACCCGCTCGGCTGCCGCGGCCCGCAACAGGATGGCAAGCTTCCAGCGTGGGTACACCTCCGGACGGCACAGTTTGAAGGAACGGCCGGCCGACGAAGCCCGGCTCGACGACGAAGGCGTACGCGTCACCGGGTCCGGGTATGTGAGCGACAGCAGTGAGGAGCGACAGTGA
- a CDS encoding roadblock/LC7 domain-containing protein, whose translation MTRAGAVQPGGGSAQPNGRAGGGVAGSFAWLITDFVHRVPGAAHAVVVSADGLLLAASRGLPKDRADQLAAVASGLTSLARGAAKVFEGGPVAQTVVEMANGFLFLMSVSDGSCLAVLGAPDSDIGLVVYEMTLLVERVGQQLTPEMRAQLQGAAIRR comes from the coding sequence GTGACACGGGCGGGTGCAGTGCAGCCGGGTGGCGGCTCGGCGCAGCCGAACGGCAGGGCCGGCGGCGGCGTGGCGGGCAGCTTCGCGTGGCTGATCACGGACTTCGTCCACCGGGTTCCGGGCGCGGCCCACGCGGTGGTCGTTTCGGCCGACGGGCTTCTGCTCGCGGCTTCGCGAGGGCTGCCGAAGGACCGGGCCGATCAGCTGGCGGCGGTCGCCTCCGGGCTGACCAGCCTGGCGCGCGGCGCGGCGAAGGTGTTCGAAGGCGGCCCGGTCGCGCAGACCGTGGTCGAGATGGCCAACGGTTTCCTCTTCCTGATGTCGGTCTCCGACGGCTCGTGCCTCGCGGTGCTGGGCGCGCCGGACAGCGACATCGGTCTCGTCGTGTACGAGATGACGTTGCTGGTCGAACGAGTCGGCCAGCAGCTGACGCCGGAAATGCGCGCGCAACTGCAGGGCGCTGCGATCCGCCGCTAG
- a CDS encoding DUF742 domain-containing protein has translation MDDGRLRGDGRLGDDFTGGWAEAGEGREDWKSFRDRVDREWRARRATGSDADPVREPPNWLTDSNAGQQPITGEYRDRLLGGPGAELFGGASGPLYDSAEFAAFSAQRDGSPGPSSNELAEALPMQAAGEYVDEPPVAEVETSGLVRPYFRTRGRTRPTYDLAIEALVSTSEQGRVLDRVRVPEHRSICDLCIDTRSVAEVAALLRLPLGVVRVLIGDVAGLGLVLVHTTSSTSSGDRPSIEFMERVLSGLRRI, from the coding sequence GTGGACGACGGGCGCTTGAGGGGCGATGGCCGGCTCGGTGACGATTTCACCGGCGGTTGGGCCGAGGCCGGCGAAGGCCGGGAGGACTGGAAGTCCTTCCGGGACCGAGTGGACCGCGAGTGGCGCGCCCGGCGCGCCACGGGATCCGACGCGGATCCGGTGCGGGAGCCGCCGAACTGGCTGACGGACTCCAACGCCGGGCAGCAACCGATCACCGGCGAGTACCGCGACCGCCTCCTTGGCGGTCCGGGTGCCGAGCTGTTCGGCGGCGCGAGCGGGCCGCTGTATGACTCCGCGGAGTTCGCGGCGTTCAGCGCGCAACGCGACGGCTCGCCGGGACCGTCGTCCAACGAGCTCGCCGAAGCCCTGCCGATGCAGGCCGCGGGCGAGTACGTGGACGAACCGCCGGTGGCCGAGGTGGAGACGTCCGGGCTCGTGCGCCCGTACTTCCGCACGCGCGGCCGGACGAGGCCGACCTACGACCTCGCGATCGAGGCCCTGGTCTCGACCAGCGAGCAGGGGCGCGTGCTGGACCGCGTGCGCGTGCCCGAGCACCGGTCCATCTGCGATCTGTGCATCGACACCCGCTCGGTCGCGGAGGTGGCCGCGCTGCTGCGCCTGCCGCTGGGCGTCGTGCGGGTGCTCATTGGTGACGTGGCGGGTCTCGGACTGGTGCTGGTGCACACCACCAGCAGTACTTCCTCGGGCGACCGCCCCAGTATCGAGTTCATGGAAAGGGTGCTCAGTGGGCTTCGGAGAATTTGA
- a CDS encoding GTP-binding protein, whose translation MGFGEFDSDANTPQVTGPTSSAKIVVAGGFGSGKTTLVGAISEIDPLTTEAMMTEASVGHDDTSATPNKTTTTVAMDFGRISLDSDLVLYVFGTPGQHRFWFMWDDLAVGAIGAVVLVDTRRLADAFPSIDFFENRKLPYVVAINCFDRLLHHQIEDVRHALTISPSVPIMACDARERDSAKQVLISVVQHAIAHDTALRAG comes from the coding sequence GTGGGCTTCGGAGAATTTGACTCCGACGCGAACACACCGCAGGTGACGGGTCCGACCTCGTCGGCCAAGATCGTGGTCGCGGGTGGGTTCGGTTCGGGCAAGACGACGCTGGTCGGGGCGATCTCGGAGATCGACCCGCTGACCACCGAGGCCATGATGACCGAGGCGAGTGTCGGCCACGACGACACTTCGGCCACGCCGAACAAGACGACCACCACGGTCGCCATGGACTTCGGCCGGATCTCGCTCGACTCGGACCTCGTGCTGTACGTGTTCGGCACGCCGGGCCAGCACCGGTTCTGGTTCATGTGGGACGACCTCGCCGTCGGTGCGATCGGGGCCGTGGTGCTGGTGGACACGCGGCGGCTCGCCGACGCGTTCCCGTCCATCGACTTCTTCGAGAACCGGAAACTGCCGTACGTGGTCGCGATCAACTGCTTCGACCGGTTGCTGCACCACCAGATCGAAGACGTGCGGCACGCGCTGACGATCTCCCCGTCGGTGCCGATCATGGCCTGCGACGCGCGCGAGCGTGACTCGGCCAAGCAGGTGCTGATCTCGGTCGTACAGCACGCCATCGCTCACGACACGGCACTGAGGGCAGGCTAG
- a CDS encoding roadblock/LC7 domain-containing protein — translation MTVSGQEGQGTFSWLITDFVRRVPGAAHAVLVSADGLLLAPSEGLPQERAEQLSAVASGLVSLTQGAARCFEAGGVNQTVVEMELGYLFLMSVSDGSSLAVLAAPTCDIGTVAYEMTLLVERVGQQITPELRAQLQGGVRG, via the coding sequence GTGACCGTTTCCGGCCAGGAAGGCCAGGGCACGTTCAGCTGGCTGATCACGGATTTCGTGCGCCGGGTGCCCGGCGCCGCGCACGCCGTGCTGGTGTCGGCCGACGGTCTCCTGCTCGCGCCGTCGGAAGGTCTGCCGCAGGAGCGCGCCGAACAGCTCTCGGCCGTCGCGTCGGGCCTCGTGAGCCTCACTCAGGGCGCCGCACGCTGCTTCGAGGCCGGTGGTGTGAACCAGACGGTGGTCGAGATGGAGCTCGGGTACCTGTTCCTCATGTCGGTGTCCGACGGGTCGTCGCTGGCCGTGCTGGCCGCCCCCACGTGCGACATCGGCACGGTCGCGTACGAGATGACGCTGCTCGTGGAGCGCGTCGGCCAGCAGATCACGCCCGAACTGCGCGCCCAGCTCCAGGGCGGGGTGCGTGGTTAG
- a CDS encoding DUF742 domain-containing protein → MRISGFGDQDTGAWDALHKGTDREGVDSPSHFELSTLKTMLPHRRPAASAVPPPAPVRPVAPAPAAPASSEYYDDDGYEWVEDGGSGYWEETGTSSGYYDAESYLTHEDRQVPEDSAYYQAPERRHLAAVEEPARAAGYEQDAAYASGYQRVPESHGSGYGHEQAPVSSDAAYASGYQQAPAADAYRHQAPASDAAYASGYHQAPASDAYALGYRQTPASDAYALGYRQAPASDAYALGYRQTPASDAYASGYQHAEPYASGHHHQLPAADAGYPADYNRSAAPESYPAENHRAPAGEYSSGYFEEPAYEPSESTGRHAVVAPSHSDQRGRRAAVDTADRDRPYRPTPADVGYLPPADAQHRLAEPPERTTGRRRAPEPVAPQQDSYPAGPYSSEPAGYPSRAEPYATEPVAAHQDQYPAEPYSPESEQAWSREDRAPAAKPAKSRVRPYARTRGRTRSDHNLALEALVSTSDDGRRYRGVRSIEHRRICDLCLDTRSVAEIAAHLHLPLGVVKILVGDMADIGLVLIHQTEIVLGDRSSRDFMERVLQGLRNL, encoded by the coding sequence ATGAGGATCTCCGGCTTCGGCGACCAGGACACGGGCGCCTGGGACGCGCTGCACAAGGGCACCGATCGGGAAGGCGTGGACTCGCCGAGCCATTTCGAGCTGAGCACGCTGAAGACGATGCTGCCGCACCGGCGGCCGGCTGCTTCCGCTGTGCCGCCGCCTGCTCCCGTTCGCCCGGTTGCTCCTGCTCCGGCCGCGCCTGCGTCTTCCGAGTACTACGACGACGACGGGTACGAGTGGGTCGAGGACGGGGGGTCGGGGTACTGGGAGGAGACCGGGACTTCCTCGGGGTACTACGACGCCGAGTCGTACCTGACGCACGAGGATCGTCAGGTGCCGGAGGACTCGGCTTACTACCAGGCTCCGGAGCGGCGGCATCTGGCCGCGGTGGAGGAGCCTGCGCGTGCGGCGGGGTACGAGCAGGATGCTGCTTACGCGTCGGGGTACCAGCGGGTTCCGGAGTCCCACGGTTCCGGTTATGGCCATGAGCAGGCGCCGGTTTCTTCGGACGCGGCCTACGCTTCGGGCTACCAGCAGGCGCCTGCCGCTGACGCGTACCGCCACCAGGCACCGGCTTCCGATGCCGCTTACGCGTCGGGCTACCACCAGGCTCCCGCTTCGGATGCCTACGCTTTGGGCTACCGCCAGACTCCCGCTTCGGATGCCTACGCTTTGGGCTACCGCCAGGCTCCCGCTTCGGATGCCTACGCTTTGGGCTACCGCCAGACTCCCGCTTCGGATGCCTACGCGTCGGGGTACCAGCACGCTGAGCCGTACGCCTCCGGCCACCACCACCAGCTGCCGGCCGCCGATGCGGGTTATCCCGCGGACTACAACCGTTCTGCCGCACCGGAGTCGTACCCCGCCGAGAACCACCGGGCCCCTGCCGGCGAGTACTCCTCGGGCTACTTCGAAGAGCCCGCCTACGAGCCTTCCGAGTCGACCGGCCGCCACGCCGTCGTCGCGCCTTCGCACTCGGACCAGCGTGGGCGCCGCGCCGCCGTCGACACGGCCGACCGCGACCGGCCCTACCGCCCCACCCCGGCCGACGTCGGCTACCTCCCGCCGGCCGACGCCCAGCACCGCCTTGCCGAACCCCCGGAGCGCACCACCGGCCGCCGCCGTGCTCCCGAACCCGTTGCGCCGCAGCAGGATTCGTACCCGGCTGGGCCGTATTCATCCGAGCCTGCCGGGTACCCGTCCCGGGCCGAGCCGTACGCGACTGAACCCGTTGCGGCACACCAGGATCAGTATCCGGCCGAGCCGTATTCACCCGAGTCCGAGCAGGCCTGGTCCCGCGAAGACCGGGCCCCAGCGGCGAAACCGGCGAAATCCCGCGTCCGCCCCTACGCCCGCACTCGCGGCCGCACGCGCTCCGACCACAACCTCGCGCTGGAAGCCCTCGTCTCCACCAGCGACGACGGCCGCCGCTACCGGGGCGTGCGCTCGATCGAGCACCGCCGCATCTGCGATCTCTGCCTGGACACCCGCTCGGTCGCCGAGATCGCCGCCCACCTCCACCTGCCGCTCGGCGTGGTGAAGATCCTGGTCGGCGACATGGCCGACATCGGCCTGGTTCTCATCCACCAGACCGAAATCGTCCTGGGCGACCGTTCCTCGCGCGACTTCATGGAGCGCGTCCTGCAGGGCCTGCGCAACCTCTGA
- a CDS encoding TetR/AcrR family transcriptional regulator, whose product MHRRFTTREALVDAQALWATQRFASAVDAAHPDAVPPLVALYQTTANVLGVKIGWGFAMSQASSANAEVARVHAEVHETCVRLFRRAQEAGVLRADLDLDWTRRVYYALIREAAQDTDTKSADALATIVVDTLLRGAGTGSAL is encoded by the coding sequence GTGCACCGGCGTTTCACGACCAGGGAAGCGCTCGTCGACGCGCAGGCGTTGTGGGCCACGCAGCGTTTCGCGTCCGCGGTGGACGCCGCGCACCCGGATGCCGTGCCGCCACTGGTGGCGCTTTACCAGACGACGGCGAACGTCCTCGGCGTGAAGATCGGCTGGGGCTTCGCGATGAGCCAGGCGTCATCGGCGAACGCCGAGGTCGCTCGCGTGCACGCGGAGGTGCACGAAACTTGCGTGCGGCTTTTCCGGCGCGCTCAGGAAGCCGGCGTGCTGCGCGCGGACCTGGACCTCGACTGGACCCGCCGCGTCTACTACGCGCTCATCCGCGAAGCCGCGCAGGACACGGACACGAAGAGCGCCGACGCGCTCGCGACGATCGTCGTCGACACGCTGCTGCGCGGCGCCGGCACCGGCAGTGCCCTCTGA
- a CDS encoding aldo/keto reductase, whose translation MPSWIARTSTASRSSTPPTRLSARRIRHTIDASLRRLRTDHVDLCQMHHVDRATSGGVGLAWLLAQDGVTGPVIGPRTSAHLDGALRALALKLDEDTLAELDRVFPAPGPNGAKPAPEAYAW comes from the coding sequence ATGCCCTCATGGATCGCGCGCACGAGCACGGCATCACGTTCTTCGACACCGCCAACGCGCCTGTCCGCGCGCCGCATCCGCCACACGATCGACGCGTCCCTGCGCCGGCTGCGGACCGACCACGTCGACCTGTGCCAGATGCACCACGTCGACCGTGCCACGTCGGGGGGCGTCGGCCTTGCCTGGCTGCTGGCCCAAGACGGCGTGACGGGTCCCGTCATCGGCCCCCGCACCTCCGCCCACCTCGACGGCGCCCTGCGTGCCCTCGCGCTCAAGCTGGACGAGGACACCCTTGCCGAGCTGGACCGCGTCTTCCCGGCTCCGGGCCCGAACGGCGCGAAACCGGCGCCGGAGGCCTACGCCTGGTGA
- a CDS encoding helicase-associated domain-containing protein, translating to MPATSLADWLRAESDDALADLLRTRRDLSTPPPSDTTVLATRAGTPGSVARACEDLDTFTLAVLDGLLVAGADTAPVSLASVAALVGTDISGPLKRLRARALVWGTDDELRVPPAARDALGPFPAGLGAPSPAMASTDLAARLAEVGDDERKVLTALAAGPPIGRTRDASFDVSLSDAATPVQKLLARSLLLRRDDQTVELPRELGLLLRGGVAFEAATLVEPKLPVHPHQTDTVDSTAAGEAMELLRQTETLLRSWSVTPPTVLKSGGLGVRELRKLAKDLESDEARASFVAELAVGAGLVADSEATAPEWVPTTLTDSWLASPTVQRWMTLAQAWLELPRLPGLAGGRDAKDKPIAPLSEDLRRPLAPVSRRRVLVALGDLAPGSGVKSVDELVSVLAWRAPRRGGRLRDETVRWTMAEASALGLVGLGALTTATRLLLEDDRAGAVEAMHDALPTPVDHVLVQADLTVVAPGPLEPELATAMAAVADIESAGHATVYRVTETTVRRALDTGRTADELHALFRAKSATPVPQALTYLIDDVARRHGRLRGGAAGSFLRCDDEALLAEVLAHPVAAEYDLRMIAPTVLISPVPLGEVLEALRSAGFAPAAEGPDGRVVDIRPSGRRLPARARAARSRPGEQAVLTDDQATRIVANLRAGDAATARRRGSAVRAHSGGGADTTATLELLSRATLERREVWIGFVDSRGTASQRVVRPVRVGGGVLEGTDHERYPLHRITSAALVEE from the coding sequence ATGCCCGCGACCTCTCTGGCGGACTGGCTGCGTGCGGAGTCCGACGACGCACTCGCCGACCTGCTGCGCACCCGTCGCGATCTGTCGACCCCGCCGCCTTCCGACACCACCGTGCTGGCCACGCGCGCCGGCACGCCGGGCTCCGTCGCGCGCGCCTGTGAGGACCTCGACACGTTCACGTTGGCCGTGCTCGACGGCTTGCTCGTGGCCGGGGCGGACACCGCGCCGGTTTCCCTGGCTTCGGTTGCGGCACTGGTCGGAACAGACATTTCGGGCCCGTTGAAGCGGTTGCGGGCGCGGGCGCTGGTCTGGGGCACGGACGACGAGCTGCGGGTGCCGCCCGCGGCGCGGGACGCGTTGGGGCCGTTCCCGGCGGGGCTCGGGGCGCCGTCGCCGGCGATGGCTTCGACCGACTTGGCCGCGCGGCTGGCCGAGGTCGGTGACGACGAGCGGAAGGTGCTGACGGCGCTGGCCGCGGGCCCGCCGATCGGGCGCACGCGCGACGCGAGCTTCGACGTCTCGCTGTCCGATGCGGCCACACCCGTGCAGAAGCTGCTGGCGCGTTCGCTGCTGCTGCGGCGCGACGACCAGACAGTGGAGCTGCCGCGCGAGCTGGGTCTGCTGCTGCGCGGCGGGGTGGCGTTCGAGGCGGCCACGCTGGTCGAGCCGAAGCTGCCCGTTCATCCACATCAGACGGACACTGTGGACTCTACCGCGGCCGGCGAGGCGATGGAGTTGCTGCGGCAGACGGAAACGCTGCTGCGTTCGTGGTCGGTCACGCCGCCGACCGTGCTCAAGTCCGGCGGGCTGGGCGTGCGGGAGCTGCGGAAGCTGGCGAAGGACCTGGAGTCCGACGAGGCTCGCGCGTCGTTCGTCGCGGAGCTGGCCGTGGGCGCCGGTTTGGTGGCCGACAGCGAGGCGACCGCGCCGGAGTGGGTGCCGACCACGCTCACGGATTCGTGGCTCGCGTCGCCGACCGTGCAGCGCTGGATGACGCTCGCGCAGGCGTGGCTGGAGCTGCCGCGGCTGCCCGGGCTGGCCGGCGGGCGGGACGCGAAGGACAAGCCGATCGCGCCGCTGTCGGAGGATCTGCGCCGGCCGCTCGCGCCGGTTTCGCGTCGCCGGGTGCTGGTTGCTTTGGGAGATCTGGCGCCTGGTTCCGGGGTGAAGAGCGTGGACGAGCTGGTGTCCGTGCTCGCGTGGCGCGCACCGCGGCGAGGCGGACGGCTGCGCGACGAGACCGTGCGCTGGACGATGGCCGAGGCGTCGGCGCTGGGCCTGGTCGGCCTGGGCGCGCTGACCACCGCCACGCGGCTGCTGCTGGAGGACGACCGCGCCGGCGCCGTCGAGGCGATGCACGACGCCCTGCCCACGCCGGTCGACCACGTGCTCGTGCAGGCGGACCTCACGGTCGTCGCGCCGGGCCCGCTCGAGCCCGAGCTGGCGACCGCCATGGCCGCCGTCGCCGACATCGAGTCGGCCGGGCACGCGACGGTCTACCGCGTCACCGAGACGACCGTGCGCCGCGCCCTCGACACCGGCCGCACGGCCGACGAGCTGCACGCGCTGTTCCGTGCCAAGTCCGCCACCCCCGTGCCGCAGGCGCTCACGTACTTGATCGACGACGTCGCCCGCCGCCACGGCCGCCTCCGCGGCGGTGCCGCCGGCTCGTTCCTTCGTTGTGACGACGAAGCCCTGCTGGCCGAGGTGCTCGCCCATCCCGTCGCCGCGGAGTACGACCTGCGCATGATCGCGCCGACGGTCCTCATCAGCCCCGTGCCACTCGGCGAAGTCCTGGAAGCCTTGCGCAGCGCGGGTTTCGCGCCCGCCGCCGAAGGCCCGGACGGCCGCGTCGTCGACATCCGCCCGTCCGGCCGCCGCCTTCCCGCGCGCGCCCGCGCGGCCCGCTCGCGCCCCGGCGAGCAGGCCGTCCTCACCGACGACCAGGCCACGCGCATCGTCGCCAACCTCCGCGCCGGCGACGCGGCCACCGCCCGCCGCCGCGGCTCCGCCGTTCGCGCCCACTCCGGCGGCGGCGCCGACACCACCGCCACGCTGGAACTGCTCTCCCGCGCAACCCTCGAACGCCGCGAGGTGTGGATCGGCTTCGTCGACTCCCGCGGCACGGCCAGCCAGCGCGTCGTGCGCCCGGTACGCGTCGGCGGCGGTGTGCTGGAGGGCACGGATCACGAGCGGTACCCGTTGCACCGGATCACTTCGGCTGCGCTGGTGGAGGAATAG